Proteins encoded by one window of Gordonia jinghuaiqii:
- a CDS encoding alpha-ketoacid dehydrogenase subunit beta → MSEKKTMTMAAAINTGFHEAMAADPKIVVLGEDVEDPIGGPFKTSKGLSTEFGRDRVRSTPIAEGTFAGTAVGLALGGYRPVAEIMFFDFITLALDQVINHAAKLRYMTGGATPTPILVTTVIGSSHFGAQHAQSLEAWFMHTPGINVIMPSNPVDAKGLLQSCLESPDPCLFIQHSGLLYSVKEPVEEGRYTIPLGRAATLRTGSDITLVTYGTGVAICSDAANALSAAGIEAEVIDLRSLVPLDLPTVMESVERTRRCVIVHEATEFCGPGAEISSRIHEKLFNELLAPVGRVGSMYTPVPFSKALNGFPTVDRVVAKVRELF, encoded by the coding sequence ATGAGCGAGAAGAAGACGATGACGATGGCAGCGGCCATCAACACGGGTTTCCACGAGGCGATGGCCGCGGATCCGAAGATCGTGGTTCTCGGCGAGGACGTGGAGGATCCGATCGGCGGTCCGTTCAAGACCAGCAAGGGCCTCTCGACCGAGTTCGGCCGCGACCGGGTGCGGTCGACGCCGATCGCCGAGGGGACGTTCGCGGGTACCGCGGTGGGTCTGGCACTCGGCGGTTACCGTCCGGTGGCCGAGATCATGTTCTTCGATTTCATCACCCTCGCCCTGGACCAGGTGATCAACCACGCCGCCAAGCTGCGTTACATGACCGGTGGTGCGACGCCGACGCCGATCCTGGTGACCACCGTCATCGGCAGCAGCCACTTCGGCGCCCAGCATGCGCAATCGCTCGAGGCGTGGTTCATGCACACGCCCGGCATCAACGTGATCATGCCGTCGAACCCGGTGGACGCCAAGGGGCTCCTGCAGTCATGCCTGGAATCGCCCGACCCGTGTCTGTTCATCCAGCACTCGGGACTCCTGTACTCGGTCAAGGAGCCGGTCGAAGAGGGCCGGTACACCATTCCGCTCGGCCGGGCCGCGACCCTGCGGACCGGCTCCGACATCACCCTGGTCACCTACGGGACCGGCGTGGCGATCTGCTCCGACGCCGCGAATGCGCTGTCGGCGGCCGGGATCGAGGCCGAGGTGATCGACCTGCGCAGTCTGGTGCCGCTGGATCTGCCCACGGTCATGGAGTCGGTGGAACGCACCCGCCGGTGCGTCATCGTCCATGAGGCCACGGAGTTCTGCGGGCCGGGCGCCGAGATCAGCTCGCGAATCCACGAGAAGTTGTTCAACGAACTGCTCGCACCCGTCGGGCGCGTCGGCTCCATGTACACGCCGGTGCCGTTCTCCAAGGCACTCAACGGATTCCCGACCGTGGACCGGGTGGTCGCGAAGGTGCGCGAGCTGTTCTGA
- a CDS encoding cytochrome P450, translating into MTTAPDTSAGRCPVHPQEQFAQLTMRDRDLVRCPFPVYAGMREEAPVMWNDRLNAYIISRYEDIREVLRDPMTYSSLQASGPTSVTPLARRVATDDSFSEATRAAARRRLELAEYPVLINSDPPEHRRQRSLVAAAFTPRRIKEMEPHIQSIADELIDAMAPEGETDIVADFALPLPMIVIAGLLGVPSDMMHTFKDWTGAFTKGVGAMDLTHEEIADLFRSTNEFYSYFAAEIERRREKPKDDLIGTLLNARLDGETPLSDEELLQMLVLFLVAGNETTTNLISSMVYHLLGDPDLLARLRDDEELIAPFVEECLRLQSPTQGLFRTATTDTSIGGVDMPAGTMVFLLYASANRDEEAFSDPDTLDLDNPSTQHLAFGRGEHVCLGANIARREAFIAVKTLITRLTDLELAVPDDDVEYQPSFILRGLATLPIRFRKTTASQSDGPAPTEVDM; encoded by the coding sequence ATGACGACCGCACCGGACACCTCCGCCGGACGCTGCCCCGTCCATCCACAGGAGCAGTTCGCACAACTCACCATGCGCGACCGGGACCTCGTGCGATGCCCCTTCCCCGTATACGCAGGCATGCGCGAGGAGGCGCCGGTGATGTGGAACGACCGCCTCAACGCCTACATCATCAGCCGCTACGAGGACATCCGCGAGGTCCTGCGCGACCCGATGACCTACTCCAGCCTGCAGGCCTCGGGCCCGACTTCGGTGACCCCGCTCGCCCGCCGGGTGGCGACCGACGACTCGTTCTCCGAGGCCACCCGTGCCGCCGCTCGCCGGCGCCTCGAACTCGCCGAGTACCCGGTCCTGATCAACTCCGATCCGCCCGAGCACCGCCGGCAGCGGTCGCTGGTCGCCGCGGCCTTCACGCCGCGACGGATCAAGGAGATGGAGCCGCACATCCAGTCCATCGCCGACGAGCTCATCGACGCGATGGCACCGGAAGGCGAGACAGACATCGTCGCGGACTTCGCCCTGCCGCTCCCGATGATCGTCATCGCCGGCCTCCTCGGCGTGCCGTCGGACATGATGCACACATTCAAGGACTGGACCGGCGCGTTCACCAAGGGCGTGGGGGCGATGGATCTGACCCACGAGGAGATCGCCGATCTCTTCCGGTCGACCAACGAGTTCTACAGCTACTTCGCCGCCGAGATCGAGCGCCGCCGGGAAAAGCCGAAGGACGACCTGATCGGAACCCTGCTCAACGCCCGCCTCGACGGCGAGACACCGCTGAGCGACGAAGAGCTCCTGCAGATGCTCGTGCTCTTCCTGGTCGCAGGGAACGAGACCACGACCAACCTGATCTCCAGCATGGTCTACCACCTCCTCGGCGACCCCGACCTGCTCGCCCGGCTACGGGACGACGAGGAGCTCATCGCCCCCTTCGTCGAGGAGTGCCTCCGTCTGCAGTCCCCGACGCAGGGTCTGTTCCGCACCGCCACCACCGACACCAGCATCGGAGGCGTCGACATGCCCGCGGGCACGATGGTCTTCCTGCTCTACGCCTCGGCCAACCGGGACGAGGAGGCATTCTCCGATCCCGACACCCTCGACCTGGACAACCCGAGCACCCAGCACCTGGCGTTCGGCCGCGGCGAGCACGTCTGCCTCGGTGCCAACATCGCCCGCCGCGAGGCATTCATCGCGGTCAAGACGCTGATCACCCGGCTCACCGATCTGGAACTCGCGGTGCCCGACGACGACGTCGAGTACCAGCCGAGCTTCATCCTGCGAGGCCTGGCAACCCTGCCGATACGGTTCCGCAAGACCACAGCCTCCCAGAGCGATGGGCCCGCACCCACGGAAGTGGACATGTGA
- a CDS encoding histidine phosphatase family protein, whose translation MILSLVRHGEPVRAASGDAGIDPPLSAAGADHARGVGKLITADGYSAVYSSPLRRARETAQIAAGPDVPVGEREGLSEFDRGSAYLHYEDGAEIWKRYLAGDLTPWGTTLDDFRTRVLDTIESLRADHDGENVVAVCHGGVINVFTAWILGVSSVRIFAPEYGSVHRFWHRPGEGWSIRELNVRPWSPSQAAVEAQA comes from the coding sequence GTGATCCTCTCGCTTGTCAGACACGGTGAGCCCGTACGTGCGGCTTCCGGTGATGCCGGGATCGACCCTCCGCTGAGCGCGGCAGGTGCCGACCACGCTCGCGGCGTCGGGAAACTGATCACCGCCGACGGGTACTCGGCGGTGTACTCGTCGCCGTTGCGGCGGGCACGCGAGACCGCGCAGATCGCCGCCGGGCCGGATGTGCCGGTGGGCGAACGCGAGGGACTCAGCGAATTCGACCGCGGCAGTGCCTATCTGCACTACGAGGACGGTGCCGAGATCTGGAAGCGTTACCTGGCCGGTGATCTCACACCGTGGGGGACGACGCTGGACGACTTCCGCACCCGCGTACTCGACACCATCGAATCGCTGCGTGCCGACCACGACGGCGAGAATGTCGTGGCGGTGTGCCACGGCGGAGTCATCAACGTGTTCACCGCGTGGATCCTGGGGGTGTCATCCGTGCGGATCTTTGCCCCGGAATACGGTTCGGTGCACCGGTTCTGGCATCGACCGGGTGAGGGATGGTCGATCCGCGAGCTCAACGTCAGACCATGGTCGCCGTCTCAGGCGGCAGTGGAGGCGCAGGCCTGA
- a CDS encoding VOC family protein, with product MPIVLTKPTLDVGIVTTDPAPMVEFYGELLGLPRLDDIRMPGFTIIRFELGDVVLKVLEYDEKPGTPAATGGIGAGTGIRYITVSVEKIADALAACRASTTASVLEEPVEVRPGAWIAFGTDPDGNVIEFVQRGGTL from the coding sequence ATGCCCATCGTCCTCACCAAACCCACCCTCGACGTCGGGATCGTGACCACCGACCCGGCACCGATGGTGGAGTTCTACGGCGAGCTCCTCGGGTTGCCCCGCCTCGACGACATCCGGATGCCGGGATTCACCATCATCCGGTTCGAGCTCGGCGACGTGGTGCTCAAGGTCCTCGAATACGACGAGAAGCCCGGGACCCCGGCTGCGACCGGCGGCATCGGCGCCGGCACCGGCATCCGCTACATCACCGTGTCGGTGGAGAAGATCGCCGATGCCCTCGCCGCGTGCCGAGCGTCCACCACCGCGTCCGTTCTCGAGGAGCCCGTCGAGGTGCGCCCCGGCGCCTGGATCGCCTTCGGCACCGATCCCGACGGCAACGTGATCGAGTTCGTGCAGCGCGGCGGGACTCTCTGA
- a CDS encoding aromatic ring-hydroxylating oxygenase subunit alpha — protein sequence MGERLDVGDRLLTYKDVLDLDTREVPAHIREERRGDFDFTEASIERYISRDWHLREKELVWKRTWHFACREENLPEVGDHVVYSIADMSYLIVRSAPDEIRAYPNACLHRGRQLKDHDGWCAEIRCAFHGLAWNLDGSFKQNPAPWEFPHVDEAKFGLPSISVGTWGGFVFINPDPDAAPLEDYLGELPEHFAKWGHEDRCIEAHVSKVLRCNWKVAQEAYMECWHAAATHPQTVPYAAFGICQVDCYDKFSRFITPSEVVGPMMKGDPTTEEMLRATMDVRVDEKLPVTPQDGQTAREFIVASTREKWRGFLGDAIEEWADCELVDNFTYTIFPNMMPWGGVHKLCYRFRPNGDDHRTCIMDVFLISPFTGERPAPSPEVRLDADTPFGTRSELGIVGNILDQDVFNMEKVQYGLETTVKPTVTFATYQEDNIRWMHQLMDQYMTGEK from the coding sequence ATGGGTGAGCGTCTCGATGTCGGCGATCGTCTGCTGACGTACAAAGACGTGCTCGATCTCGACACCCGCGAGGTGCCGGCACACATCCGTGAGGAGCGTCGCGGTGATTTCGATTTCACCGAGGCCTCCATCGAGCGGTATATCAGTCGTGACTGGCACCTGCGGGAGAAGGAGCTGGTGTGGAAGCGCACCTGGCACTTCGCCTGTCGTGAGGAGAACCTGCCCGAGGTGGGTGATCATGTCGTCTACTCCATCGCCGACATGTCCTATCTCATCGTGCGTTCGGCGCCCGACGAGATCCGCGCGTATCCGAACGCGTGCCTGCACCGTGGCCGCCAGCTCAAGGACCACGACGGCTGGTGTGCGGAGATCCGTTGCGCGTTCCACGGATTGGCGTGGAACCTCGACGGTTCGTTCAAGCAGAATCCGGCGCCATGGGAGTTCCCGCACGTCGACGAGGCGAAGTTCGGCCTGCCATCGATCAGCGTCGGCACCTGGGGCGGGTTCGTCTTCATCAACCCCGATCCCGATGCGGCACCGCTCGAGGACTACCTCGGGGAGCTGCCCGAACACTTCGCGAAGTGGGGCCACGAGGACCGCTGCATCGAGGCTCATGTGTCAAAGGTCCTGCGCTGCAACTGGAAAGTGGCGCAGGAGGCCTACATGGAGTGCTGGCATGCCGCTGCCACACATCCGCAGACCGTGCCCTATGCGGCGTTCGGGATCTGCCAGGTCGACTGCTATGACAAGTTCTCCCGCTTCATCACCCCGTCGGAGGTCGTCGGCCCGATGATGAAGGGCGACCCCACCACCGAGGAGATGCTGCGCGCGACGATGGATGTCCGCGTCGACGAGAAGCTCCCGGTGACACCGCAGGACGGGCAGACCGCGCGTGAGTTCATCGTGGCCTCCACCCGCGAGAAGTGGCGCGGGTTCCTCGGTGACGCGATCGAGGAGTGGGCCGACTGCGAGCTCGTGGACAACTTCACCTACACGATCTTCCCCAACATGATGCCCTGGGGTGGCGTGCACAAACTGTGCTACCGGTTCCGGCCCAACGGCGACGATCACCGCACCTGCATCATGGATGTCTTCCTGATCAGCCCGTTCACCGGCGAACGGCCCGCACCCTCACCCGAGGTGCGACTGGATGCCGACACGCCTTTCGGCACACGCTCGGAGCTGGGCATCGTGGGCAACATCCTGGATCAGGACGTCTTCAACATGGAGAAGGTGCAGTACGGCCTCGAGACCACGGTGAAGCCCACGGTCACCTTCGCCACCTACCAAGAGGACAACATCCGCTGGATGCACCAGTTGATGGACCAGTACATGACAGGGGAGAAGTAG
- a CDS encoding thiamine pyrophosphate-dependent dehydrogenase E1 component subunit alpha: MSASTDLTAGLGTDDLEAMYHLMLVTTLADVRSAKEAKAGRLAAAFYPVRGMEAVCAALGAVLDKEDRMVSTYRNLGDALAKGATLRSIMAELYGRANGMSKGKGGPMHLQDQEVGFTATTGIVGESLPLAVGLAMATQLDGGGRATVATFGDGATSIGSYHESMNFAALWKLPVVFVCQNNQWGEHTAIADYAPDTDLAKRAASYAMPTERVDGFDPIASTRALRVAVERARRGEGPSFIEFVHYRLTGHTGTADFSYVPKDELAAAMKRDPAPSFRTWLKDNGIFDDAALTAVEKRAQDYVDDAFSYAESSPFPDPDTLETDVFADDEFVRSLNR; encoded by the coding sequence ATGTCGGCATCGACCGATCTGACGGCCGGACTCGGCACCGATGACCTCGAGGCGATGTATCACCTCATGCTCGTGACCACACTCGCCGATGTGCGATCGGCGAAGGAGGCCAAGGCCGGTCGGCTCGCGGCAGCGTTCTATCCGGTCCGCGGGATGGAGGCGGTCTGTGCGGCGCTCGGTGCCGTCCTCGACAAGGAGGATCGGATGGTGTCGACCTACCGGAACCTCGGGGACGCGCTCGCCAAGGGCGCCACGCTCCGGTCGATCATGGCCGAGTTGTACGGACGTGCCAACGGCATGTCCAAGGGCAAGGGCGGCCCGATGCACCTGCAGGATCAGGAAGTCGGCTTCACCGCGACCACGGGCATCGTCGGGGAGAGTCTGCCGCTGGCCGTCGGGCTGGCGATGGCGACCCAGCTCGACGGTGGCGGGCGTGCCACGGTCGCGACGTTCGGTGACGGCGCGACCTCGATCGGCAGCTACCACGAATCGATGAACTTCGCGGCGCTCTGGAAGCTGCCGGTGGTCTTCGTGTGCCAGAACAACCAGTGGGGTGAGCACACCGCGATCGCCGACTACGCGCCCGACACCGACCTGGCCAAACGTGCTGCGTCGTATGCGATGCCGACCGAACGCGTCGACGGCTTCGACCCGATCGCGAGCACTCGCGCATTGCGGGTCGCGGTGGAACGCGCACGGCGCGGTGAGGGTCCGTCGTTCATCGAGTTCGTGCACTACCGGCTGACCGGACACACCGGCACCGCCGACTTCAGTTACGTCCCCAAGGACGAACTGGCGGCGGCGATGAAGCGCGACCCGGCGCCCAGCTTCCGGACATGGTTGAAGGACAACGGCATCTTCGACGATGCGGCATTGACGGCCGTGGAGAAGCGGGCCCAGGACTACGTCGACGACGCCTTCTCCTACGCCGAGTCCAGCCCGTTCCCCGACCCCGACACGCTCGAGACCGATGTGTTCGCCGATGACGAGTTCGTGAGGAGTCTGAACCGATGA
- a CDS encoding SDR family NAD(P)-dependent oxidoreductase, with protein sequence MDLNLTGKRAVITGASRGIGLRIAETLVDEGVRVVIGARDVARLDAAAEALRGRGGDVHPITVDVSQADSAREFIASATAALGGLDILVSNASPGSVKGDDAWVASARGDLQAFAILAEAARGELAASGSGAVVAISSTSALDVDFPSGPNSFGAIKAAVLHHASALARAWAGEGIRVNTVSPGPIEFPDGAWDHVRQSRPEVYENLKTRIPLGRLGSVDDVADAIAFLVSPRAGFITGANTVVDGGMLSRVQH encoded by the coding sequence GTGGATCTCAACCTGACCGGCAAGCGCGCCGTCATCACCGGGGCGAGCAGGGGCATCGGACTGCGTATCGCCGAGACGCTCGTCGACGAGGGTGTCCGGGTGGTGATCGGTGCACGCGATGTCGCGCGGCTCGACGCCGCTGCCGAGGCGTTGCGGGGGCGGGGTGGCGACGTGCACCCCATCACCGTGGACGTGTCGCAGGCCGACTCCGCCCGCGAGTTCATCGCCTCGGCTACTGCGGCACTCGGCGGGCTCGACATCCTGGTCTCGAACGCGTCGCCGGGCAGCGTCAAAGGTGACGACGCGTGGGTGGCCAGTGCGCGCGGCGACCTGCAGGCCTTCGCGATCCTTGCCGAGGCCGCACGCGGGGAACTCGCCGCGTCCGGCTCGGGCGCGGTGGTGGCGATCAGCTCGACCAGTGCCCTCGACGTGGACTTTCCCTCCGGGCCCAACTCCTTCGGGGCGATCAAGGCGGCCGTGCTCCATCACGCATCGGCGCTCGCGCGAGCCTGGGCGGGCGAGGGCATCCGGGTCAACACCGTGTCCCCGGGGCCGATCGAGTTCCCCGATGGAGCGTGGGATCACGTGCGCCAGTCGCGTCCGGAGGTCTACGAGAACCTCAAGACGAGGATTCCGCTGGGGCGTCTGGGCTCGGTCGACGATGTCGCCGACGCGATCGCCTTCCTGGTGAGTCCGCGCGCCGGTTTCATCACCGGCGCCAACACGGTAGTCGACGGCGGAATGTTGTCCCGGGTTCAGCACTGA
- a CDS encoding FAD-dependent oxidoreductase, whose translation MGSERDFDVIVVGSGAAGLSAALSATEAGASVLVVESEGVIGGSSRLAGGVVMASRSKLQKAAGIDDEEGALFREYMSINGWDLSAGPVRTWTASLGETVDWLSANGVPFYEQMIFGGDESRARGHCVEGGGQALVTALAAACKKAGVDIALGRRVERLVVEDGVVVGIESGGETLTSGSVVLATGGFGANPALLEQFYPSSYVKDETFYIGADGARGDHVEFAGQLGAQLTGVDRGLRMLNPGVDKVHEAFLPGWTILVDRDGRRFTDETAPYGILDALMRNRGNVGFVIFDDACVRPPADKADRYRDAYKQVWPNHAPFRPKHYTAEVMELFADHERVHIAATVEELADAIRVAPAELAGEMERYNQLVADGADTDYNKPAKFLNPLTTGPFYAVEVRPTAVAHTGYGLKIDESGAVVSLTGEAIDGLYAAGECTGGISGRVYMGSGSSLSSAAGFGRISGAAAAKRAARVEVPV comes from the coding sequence ATGGGTTCGGAGCGAGATTTCGACGTCATCGTCGTCGGTTCGGGAGCGGCGGGTCTGTCCGCCGCCCTCTCGGCGACCGAGGCCGGTGCCTCGGTGCTGGTCGTCGAGTCCGAAGGTGTCATCGGCGGATCCTCGCGGCTGGCCGGTGGCGTCGTCATGGCGAGCCGGAGCAAGCTGCAGAAGGCCGCGGGCATCGACGACGAGGAGGGCGCACTCTTCCGTGAGTACATGTCGATCAACGGCTGGGATCTGTCCGCCGGTCCGGTGCGCACCTGGACGGCCTCCCTCGGCGAGACCGTGGATTGGTTGAGTGCCAACGGTGTCCCGTTCTACGAGCAGATGATCTTCGGCGGCGACGAGAGTCGTGCCCGCGGCCATTGCGTGGAGGGCGGCGGGCAGGCGCTGGTGACCGCGCTCGCCGCGGCGTGCAAGAAGGCCGGGGTCGACATCGCACTGGGCCGCCGTGTCGAGCGGCTCGTCGTCGAGGACGGGGTGGTCGTCGGGATCGAGTCCGGCGGGGAAACCCTCACGTCGGGATCGGTGGTCCTGGCGACCGGTGGGTTCGGCGCGAACCCGGCTCTGCTGGAACAGTTCTACCCGTCGTCCTATGTCAAGGACGAGACGTTCTACATCGGCGCCGACGGCGCCCGCGGTGACCATGTGGAGTTCGCCGGGCAACTCGGGGCGCAGCTGACCGGTGTCGACCGCGGCCTGCGGATGCTCAATCCCGGTGTGGACAAAGTCCACGAGGCCTTCCTGCCGGGATGGACGATCCTGGTCGACCGCGACGGCCGCCGGTTCACCGACGAGACGGCACCGTACGGCATCCTCGATGCCCTCATGCGCAACCGCGGCAATGTCGGCTTCGTGATCTTCGACGACGCGTGTGTGCGCCCGCCCGCGGACAAGGCCGACCGCTACCGCGACGCCTACAAGCAGGTGTGGCCCAACCACGCGCCGTTCCGTCCCAAGCACTACACCGCCGAGGTCATGGAGCTGTTCGCCGATCACGAACGGGTCCACATCGCCGCCACCGTCGAAGAACTCGCCGACGCCATCAGGGTTGCGCCCGCGGAGCTGGCCGGTGAGATGGAACGCTACAACCAGCTCGTCGCCGACGGTGCGGACACCGACTACAACAAGCCCGCCAAGTTCCTCAATCCGTTGACCACCGGGCCCTTCTACGCCGTCGAGGTGCGTCCGACCGCGGTGGCCCACACCGGTTACGGACTCAAGATCGACGAGTCCGGCGCGGTTGTCTCCCTCACCGGTGAGGCGATCGACGGCCTGTACGCGGCCGGCGAGTGCACCGGTGGCATCTCCGGACGCGTCTACATGGGCTCGGGGAGCTCGCTGTCGAGCGCCGCCGGGTTCGGCCGCATCTCCGGTGCGGCCGCGGCGAAGCGGGCCGCGCGGGTGGAAGTCCCGGTCTGA
- a CDS encoding pyruvate, phosphate dikinase, which produces MTFIWLGDTPDLDPALVGGKARSINRMRALGLPVPPAFVLSTALCAEVNANDGRLTEEIKDHLRAGLDELEKAAAKRLGCDEAPLLISVRSGGAKSMPGMMDTILNLGMNDAVQSRIAQITGDSAFAADTHRRFLEQFERVVGAPSTGDPWSDLVLAAEAVFASWNSPRARSYRNHHGIGHDGGTAVTVQAMVFGNLDDKSGTGVLFSRNPLTGDPAPYGEWLPRGQGEDVVSGRFDALHLDELKQQLPAVHDELLEVSARLEKIGADAQDIEFTVESGTLFILQTRSAKRSPQAAVRIAVTLAEEGIISRGEAAAMVTDAQIAAATAPHVDPVARRSATLIASGLPACPGVATGRVVADCEAAEDLSDDGVPVVLARPTTDPDDVAGMVVSAAIVTEIGGSTSHAAVVSRELGTPCVVGCGKGTLDALIGQVVTVDGTNGEVFAGEVPLARTDGVEREAADLLRKWAAESALKVAQ; this is translated from the coding sequence ATGACTTTCATCTGGCTGGGGGACACCCCCGACCTCGATCCGGCTCTTGTGGGCGGCAAGGCACGCAGCATCAACCGCATGCGCGCCCTCGGCCTGCCCGTGCCACCGGCATTCGTTCTCTCCACCGCCCTCTGTGCCGAGGTCAATGCCAACGACGGTCGCCTCACCGAGGAGATCAAGGACCACCTCCGCGCCGGTCTCGACGAGCTCGAGAAGGCTGCGGCCAAACGGCTCGGCTGCGACGAGGCGCCGCTGCTCATCTCGGTCCGCTCCGGCGGAGCCAAGAGCATGCCCGGCATGATGGACACCATCCTCAACCTCGGGATGAACGACGCCGTGCAGTCGCGGATCGCCCAGATCACCGGCGACTCGGCCTTCGCCGCCGACACCCACCGTCGCTTCCTCGAACAGTTCGAGCGGGTCGTCGGGGCGCCGTCCACGGGCGATCCGTGGTCGGATCTGGTTCTGGCGGCCGAGGCCGTCTTCGCATCCTGGAACTCGCCCCGCGCGCGCTCCTACCGCAACCATCACGGCATCGGTCACGACGGCGGGACGGCGGTCACCGTGCAGGCCATGGTCTTCGGCAACCTCGACGACAAGTCCGGCACGGGTGTGCTGTTCAGCCGCAACCCCCTCACCGGAGACCCGGCCCCCTACGGCGAATGGCTACCTCGGGGTCAGGGTGAAGACGTCGTGTCGGGCCGCTTCGACGCACTGCACCTGGATGAACTCAAGCAGCAGCTACCCGCGGTCCACGATGAACTCCTCGAGGTGTCGGCTCGGCTCGAGAAGATCGGCGCCGACGCCCAGGACATCGAGTTCACGGTCGAGAGCGGCACACTGTTCATCCTGCAGACCCGTTCGGCCAAGCGGTCACCGCAGGCGGCAGTGCGCATCGCGGTCACCCTGGCCGAGGAAGGCATCATCAGCCGCGGCGAGGCCGCGGCGATGGTCACCGACGCCCAGATCGCCGCCGCCACCGCACCGCATGTGGACCCGGTCGCACGCCGATCGGCAACCCTGATCGCCAGTGGACTCCCGGCCTGCCCCGGCGTGGCCACCGGCCGGGTGGTCGCCGATTGCGAAGCGGCCGAGGATCTTTCCGACGACGGCGTCCCCGTGGTCCTCGCCCGACCCACCACCGATCCCGACGACGTCGCCGGCATGGTCGTCTCGGCCGCCATCGTCACCGAGATCGGCGGCTCCACCAGCCATGCCGCTGTGGTCAGTCGCGAACTCGGGACCCCCTGCGTCGTGGGTTGCGGCAAGGGCACCCTCGACGCACTCATCGGCCAGGTGGTCACCGTCGACGGCACCAATGGCGAGGTCTTCGCCGGCGAGGTCCCGCTCGCACGGACCGACGGCGTCGAGCGCGAGGCCGCCGACCTGCTGCGCAAGTGGGCCGCCGAGTCGGCACTGAAGGTCGCGCAGTGA
- a CDS encoding histidine phosphatase family protein gives MVAVSGGSGGAGLMELMLIRHALPMPAADSRDPGDPGLGEEGRRQAELVAMRLAEMGPWDALYCSPQARALETAAPIAQRAGLDVTVRDGLAEFDWGKADYIHFEELAKPGNTMMAKFAREDFSDYGTTAEEIRAKAIDAVEQIVAHHAGGRVMVVTHGTVVNGFVGGFLGARKLVFHHPHYTGLTLVQASRKGHREVVCLNESAHLRLLQTATVNGE, from the coding sequence ATGGTCGCCGTCTCAGGCGGCAGTGGAGGCGCAGGCCTGATGGAGCTGATGCTGATCCGCCACGCGTTGCCGATGCCCGCCGCCGACAGCCGCGATCCCGGCGACCCGGGGCTGGGGGAGGAGGGGCGACGCCAGGCCGAACTGGTCGCGATGCGTCTCGCCGAGATGGGGCCCTGGGATGCGCTCTACTGCTCGCCGCAGGCGCGTGCGCTCGAGACGGCCGCGCCCATCGCGCAACGGGCCGGACTCGACGTGACCGTTCGTGATGGACTCGCCGAATTCGACTGGGGCAAGGCCGACTACATCCACTTCGAGGAACTCGCGAAACCCGGCAACACGATGATGGCCAAGTTCGCCCGAGAGGACTTCTCGGACTACGGCACCACTGCTGAGGAGATCCGCGCCAAGGCGATCGATGCGGTGGAGCAGATCGTGGCCCACCACGCGGGCGGCCGGGTCATGGTGGTCACCCACGGCACCGTCGTCAACGGTTTCGTCGGCGGGTTCCTCGGCGCCCGCAAGCTGGTGTTCCATCACCCGCACTACACCGGGTTGACCCTGGTGCAGGCAAGCCGTAAGGGTCACCGGGAAGTGGTGTGCCTCAATGAATCAGCGCATCTGCGTCTGCTGCAGACCGCGACCGTGAACGGAGAGTGA